Genomic DNA from Lactuca sativa cultivar Salinas chromosome 8, Lsat_Salinas_v11, whole genome shotgun sequence:
AGGTTCTTGAACTCAGGCTTAGGCTTAATTTTATCCCGGAACTCTATCTGTTTAGAGAAAGAAAACCTAGTCTGTTCCTCTCCAGCGGAGAATGCCTTATTTGATTGCTTTTATATCCCTACTAGTTTCCCTCTGCTATATGAATCAATATAGGAGAAGTTGAACAAGCAAGGTAGGGAATGACTGGCACTACCGATCAAGTCTTTCAAGCTAGATTCCCTATTATAGTAAGTTCTTCTCCCGCGGGAATGGCTCTAGCATTGAAAGCTCGAGAGCTAATTCATTAGAGACGTGGCAGACGCAGAAGTAGTCGGAATTGGTGCTGTGGAAGTCTTTGGGATAGGCGTATCCGTAGGGGCCACTATATAGTAGGCAAGAAGTAGGCACATGATAGCTCCTATTGATTTAATCAATCGTACGAGTGCTAGTGTTCAGGTTAGGCCCAAGTCCTTATGCTTAAACTTCAAGTGATGCACGGGAGTCAAGCAGTTATGGGAAAAGCGGATTCCATATCTTTATTACGAGTTTTATGTGGCAGTGAAAGTATAGTCATCCGCAACAAGAGAGAGACACAGCGCGGTCGAGTGCCCAACTCTTTCATTCTTCGTGGTTGAGTCATCAGTGATCGTAAGAGAAGTGGCCTAGTTTATCGGATATCGGATTCCGTGCCTTTACCACTTAGCTTTGAAGTTGAATGCCAAATAAATAGGATAAGGCCTGGGCCAAGACGCCTTAAGTCATCGGGTGAAGCACCTGCAGATAGGGCACCTCTTTCTCCTTTTCTTTGCCGAGAAGTAAGTAAAGATAGATTCCCTTAACTATGGTTCACCTTAAGCTTTCAAGCTCAACCTAGTTGTTCGGATATAAGACTTTCAGTCAAGAAGCAATCCTTCTACCTCTTCTACTATGTGAACGAAGACTGTGTCAAGTGAAGTTTCAACTAGGAATTCGTTAGCTCACCTCAGCCAAATCATCGGAACTTTCACAATAAGGTACAGAAGTTTCTTCGGCAGTAGCCGCAGTTTATCCAATAGAAAATGTCGTTGTAGCTGTAGTCGCAGTAGGGGAAAGTTAATCATACCTAGTTCAGTCTCCAGGTTCAATAGATGCCATGCCTCTTTATTCCTAGTTAAAGCGGGAAAACAAGGTCTATCACTCCAAGTGAGCTTGCCCTGGCATCTCTGTCAAGTGAATTCAAAACAATTAGAAAAAAGTCCGTCTGAGAATGTAGTAAGAAGGTATCTATACCAGGCATCTCCGCGAAAGTCTAATTATCAAGTAGTTCAAACAAGAGAGGCAAGCGCCTTATATATAGGGCACTAGCGCTTCGCCCACCACACCACACTTCCTCGATCTCACCATAAGATCTGTCTTTGATGCCCCCGAATCAATAGGCCCCACCGCCGCTTGAGGATAAAAAGAATAACATGAATAGACAGTGGACGTCTTTGCGTGCTTTGCTTAATCTGGTTTGGTTGAGAAGTAAGGTAGGACAGAGCCGCCGTTTGAGCCCTAAACTATAGAGGTCGTTTCAGTGGGTGTCCAGTGAATAGAAAAATACCTTTACCCGGAACAGACCACCTTTTCTTCTAGACGATTGAGAAGTGAAGTTGAAGTCTCGAAGAAATCCGGGGAAGAAGTTTAAGAAGGTTATTTTAATAGTACTGGATACTTTTTTTTATATGATAATCAAAGGGAGTGGGAAAGCTGCAGTAATTCTTTGGAAAAGCCCGCTTCTCTTTGTCTTCGAGCTTGAATTCTTCAATCCACTGATTTGTTCCTTCATATACCTCCCCACCAATAGATAGAGACAAATGGGAATAACCGAACCACGTCTACAAAATGCCAGTACCATGCAGCTGCTTCAAAGCCAACGTGATGCTCCTTGGTCAGATGACCAAGATATTGGCGAATACCACATATGATCGAGAAAAGAGTACCTATAATCACATGAAAACCATGAAAGCCAGTTGCTAAGAAAAAGGTAGAACCATAAATACTATCCGAAATTGTGGGGGACGCTTGATAATATTCCATTCCTTGAAAGGCGGTGAATACTAGAGCCAGTGAAACGGTAGCTACTAAAGCGTAAACTGCTCGTTTTTCCTTCCCCGCGAGTATAGCATGATGAGCCCAAGTTACGGCAGCTCCGGATGAAAGGGGAATAAGAGTATTAAGAAAAGGGATTACCCGAGGATCTAAAACCGCAATCCCTTTTGGGGGCCAAATACCTCCGATCTCTACCGTAGGTGCCAAAGAAGAATGAGAAGGGCCTGGAAGGTGTGGCAGCTCTTCTTGGACTAGGAGGGGAAGGGATGGTTGTATGGCATCTATGAAATCATTGACAACATTTCTCCTTCGATATTGCGAAGGCAAGACGCTCTATTGGCTTAGGTTTAGTTGGTACAAAATCAAGTTCAAAATGGATAGGAGAAATTTGATTGACTGATGGTACAATGTACTTTTGTACAAAGTCACTTCTCAATTCGTATTTAGTATACGAAAGTGCGGAAGGCAATCCCTTCTATCTGACTTTGGCTTCTCAATTGCATATACCAAAAGACTGTGCCAAAAGAATTGCTACCTTTCTGTTTGATATTGAATTGACCTAGACATCGAGATTTCATATACCAAAAGAATTGTACATCGCTAGGAAGACTGGTCGTTCTTCCCCTTTCAGTCTATTAATAGCTCTAGGCAACTACCTAACGGACTAAGAAGAAGCCCAAAGAAAGAGTCTTCTTACAAAGCATATTTTCAAGTAGGGATTGATAGGTAGAGGGCTCAAAGCGGGACAGAAGGGCTTACAAGGCCCTGGGCTAAAAAAAGTCAACAAATTCTTTAAGCCAATCCCTTGCTGCTAGCTAATGGCAGCCCCTTTATCGCTCCTTCCTAGGAACTCAGTAACGCGGCTAGTAAGTCAGCAGGTATTGAGGCAGGCGGATCTTTTTTTAAGTCGGTAAGGCAAGGAAGGCAGGTTTCAGAGCTCGACGGACGAAGACTTCCAACGCATATAGGTGACTAACCGCCTGTTCTCTCGGAAAGTAGAATCGCAGATTAAGCCTGCTCCAGCCCCAGCTTCTATTCAACTGTGTCTTTAATGGTGCGGTTGTGTTTTTGCTGCGTAGTAGAAGGGTTGGGTTCTCTGGGGTTCAACAATGCGTCGGGCTGCTCGAAGGACATAAGAGCTTTAACCAGTAGGATGAGTCGGCACTTGCTCTTTTGACTTAGGTAGTTGCTGTTAGTCCTTTAAAGCCTATGTTCATTTCTATAGTAAGCTGCTACAACCATTGATTAAAGAGAAGGGCCATAAGGAGTGTAGCGAAGTGATTCTCCTAAGAGTGAAAGTGGAATGGGTAGAAGCCTTCTAAAGTAAAGTCAAGTAAACACCCGCTCTAAAGCACTACTTGTCCTATATCGGGGTTTGAGTCTCCCTCCTAAGGCTTACTCCTAGCGACGGTTGTAGCAGCTTACTATATAAATTCATATAGGCAACAGCAACTACTAAGAAATGCTAGGGAAAAAGCCGACTGATTTCTTAAAATAAGGGGCATCAACTTTCATTTTTGCTTAGTAAACTTGGCCTCAGGGACCGTTTTTCAACTGTCTGAAAGATCTCCGTTTTGATCCTCTGTCTCAGTCGACTAGCTTTTATGAGAGATCTAAAATCTCTGAAATCTCCCCTCTGTCTCAGAGGACTAGCTTTTTTGAGAGATCTAAAAAAATATCCAAAACCTCCTCGGTAGAGGCCTGATTCTATTCCTTGGACTAGCTAATGAGTTAGTTTAACAACCTTCGGTAACTCCTAATTAGCTACATAACAAGAGAAAGATTCTGAACCAATCTTTGAATCAGGCTATCGCCTGCCTAAAAGAAGGGTCTCACTGGAGAAGCTTTACTGAAGGGTCCTAAGAGCAAGGTGCTTAGTCGCTCTCCCTTTTCTAACTGAACACCAACCCAATCTAGCATTCGAAACTGGCTAAGAGCTTTAAGCAAACAGGCATACTAACTCGCTAGCCAGCAAGCCAGCAAAGCCCCTTACTCACGTCTTCATCAACGGCAGAGTATGTCGGGCAAAGAAAGGCGTCTCGCGGTCCTTCATGACACCAGAGTTGGATTAGACTTTGGACTTGATCAAACTCTGGCTCACCTGGAAagtcatttttttattattggcCCAGGATAGAAGCAGATGTCCAATGGTGATGGGTTGTGTGTGCTCTATGCAGCACGTCTAACCTGTCCAATAGGAATTTGGGGCTTTATCAGCCCAATACCTTCCTGGCCATGGGAAAAGCATAACCATAGATTTCGTAGGACGATTTCCCTATCTCTTAAATTAAAGGGGGAATAACTACGTTTTTGTCGTAGTCGACCTTTCGGATTCAGTAAGATGGCCATTTTGTTCACTGTTTTTCCCCTTACCTTTGCCTGTCTTGAAAGCTTCTGGCCGGGGAGATGCGGAACATTCTTTGCCTCATCTTTCATGCCTACCTACCATGCTAATCAAGATGGAAGATCTCATTTCGAATttgagtttggaaacttccctaGTTGAAATGGGTAACGTGTTCCGCTGCTTGGACTGACTCTTGCTATTGGAAACATATGCTCCCTAACGGTTTGGGCCCCACCACCACTGCGGATTGGACATATATAGAATCTTTCTTCTAAAAAagtcttattatatatatatatatatatatatatatatatatatatatatatatatatatatatatatatatatatataattttatattcttatttatttaaataGCTGTAAGACCACAAAACGGGGTTAAAAAAAACCGAAAGCCCTTCTTTTAAGTTCCTCCTAGATACATGGCTTACATACCCGGCTCAACATTCTTGGAAAACAATCGAATCGAGGGTCCGGAGAAGAATTGGCCATTCAATCTTGTGAACTAATCGAGACCGAAATTGGTCTGGTGTAGCTAATGTGACTTTCTCGATCTATagttcttcttctttctctctcttgaCCAATGCTTTGGCTTCCCTCACTCAAAAAATCAGCCGTTGTGACACAGGTGTCTCGAGGTAGGCCATGGATTGAATAGAGAAAGAAGGGCTAGAAGAGCATCCATAGGAAGAAGAGGACAGAAGAGTAGTGCATCCGTGTCTACTTACTCCGGTGGGATTCCAAGATGAAAAGGGATCAATCCAATTACAGCTGTCAGCTAGATAGACGAAACGAGGGCATATCCAGACGTTTCAGTGGTTTCCATTCGATGGTGACATTAACATCCTTTACCATCTTAGTAGAATCTTAACTCAACTCGGGAGAGGAAGAATCCACTCCCTGAGATTCTGGCGTAGCTATACTTGTTGTTAATAGATCTGTAAGAGTATTATTCCGATAGATAATTCTTCTATAGATTTCATTAATATCCGAGGTCACTAGTTTATCCTCATCTATATGATAGATTGGTCTCAACTCAGGAGGAAGAACTGGTAATAGACGCAAAACCATCCATTTTGGTTCTATATTTGTTCGAATAAAATGCTTAGCCAATTCCATGCGTCTAAGCAAAAAATCTTTTCTTCTTCCAACTTTTTGATCTTCCCATTCGTTCCCTGTGGGTTCCTCTTCCTCCAATTCTTTCCATTCTACCAATGAATAGTCTATAATAATTCGTAAATCTAGATTGGCTAAAAGTTGTCTGATAAAACCTCCCCCGGTAGACATCTCTCGATTTCGAAATGTATCGAAGCTCTGGGTAGTAAAAAAAATGGGGATCCTGTATTTCCAGGGTTGAATCTCATATTCTAATAAACCCCGTAATCGTAAAAAAGTAGGTTTTTTTATCTATGGGCCTAGCAAAATAAAAATTGGGATAGGATCTCCCCCCCTCAAAATCGGACGTGAAAGTTTCCTTTCATCCGGCTCAAGTAGGTAtaccaaaaaaagaaaaagaaaggagTTCTCGCTTTCAAATTCtagaaaactcctttttctccctttatagatgttaagttcagacaacaatggtcttcctcGTCCTTCTGAAAATGTTTTTCCCCtatctgaagatgatcttccatatGTTGATGAAGGTGAATGAATTTTTCCTTCTTCAAGAAATAATGGAACTCAAAATCATActtctccaactcttcctcctcctcctacaGTAACTCTCCCCAAGTCATGTTTCCTTCAAGCTGAAAAATACAAAGTCACTCAAGTGGAAAGTTTGTGTGTGTGCATGTTCTGAATATGAAATCGTACATTGACAGATTGGGGATTTTACGTGTTTTTTTCCCAAGGGAGCTAGCCATTCACTTGGTTCTACTTTCACTTACTGAGTCATATAGTTAgttcattaaagactactatataaCTGACCACAACGTGACCCTAATTAATCAAACACACATGTTAATAGTTgttgaagcagaaatgcttaagagcacaaatgaagcaaaagtgttTAAAGGATCTGTctcccaaatttccatggacattgacaatggcaacaATGGTAGTCCATaaaaggtttctcttcccaatggaaagggatcggccaaggtcaaaccgtttgaccatatggtaaagagGAAGGCTAGTTCTGAGATAATCTCATGTGCTATTTCTgaaaggtccatatgtttctatttccaatttaaggggcattggatgcgaagctgcccagactacctaaAAGACATTAGAGATAGTAAAGTCACTttgtgtgactctacttcaggtacatccactatctaactccattattttattaagttcctattcatagattcttaatacattatgcgatagttacattttgatgttttgcatgaTCTAAGAGAAAcaaggaagcttaagaagagtaaGCTCAATCTGATCGTAAGAGATGGATTTAGATCGcttggttcgatgatcagattttggaagctactgcttaggagttatgataatttaatagattgcttaggataTGTCTGGAAACATTGTTTTCATATTTTTGcattgtaagaaaaaaaaatcccGCTTATTATCAATAGAAGTGAATTTTGATttctttatatttccttgcaatggcatttatgaaagtgttggttacatttctattattagtaatattaattatagatTGGAATCTTAGTATAtcgtttgtggtaatgtcatgattgaccaagtgaaaaggaattctcatcacctaagtttcaattggatagaaacttggaatcatgcaatttgaatagtgtgatgtatgagaatcttaaTCGTTGGAAGATAATGACTGAttcgttgatcacatgtttatgtgtgtcaaatgaaggactaaaggatctagtacacattgatgtggactactcaaatccaccacaaaggatggtaactttattcgtcatgatttactgatacTTCGGTAAATAtgattgtgtttataagattaatcaTAATTCTAatacttggaaaagtttcaaaagaGTAACAGAACGAATATGAAGAATAtgttaggaagaaagataaaagtttctccaataggAAAGGAAAGAAGAtcactttagtatcatgttttatgattatggGACTATGTCTGAATTTATCCtcaaagaacatcttagtgcaattga
This window encodes:
- the LOC122195630 gene encoding cytochrome c oxidase subunit 3, which translates into the protein MKDEAKNVPHLPGQKLSRQAKVRGKTVNKMAILLNPKGRLRQKRSYSPFNLRDREIVLRNLWLCFSHGQEGIGLIKPQIPIGQSVLPSQYRRRNVVNDFIDAIQPSLPLLVQEELPHLPGPSHSSLAPTVEIGGIWPPKGIAVLDPRVIPFLNTLIPLSSGAAVTWAHHAILAGKEKRAVYALVATVSLALVFTAFQGMEYYQASPTISDSIYGSTFFLATGFHGFHVIIGTLFSIICGIRQYLGHLTKEHHVGFEAAAWYWHFVDVVRLFPFVSIYWWGGI